One genomic window of Danio rerio strain Tuebingen ecotype United States chromosome 24, GRCz12tu, whole genome shotgun sequence includes the following:
- the LOC560947 gene encoding uncharacterized protein isoform X16 produces the protein MSTIDFNHLSNLIPASLSPESAEELATALSTGRWWAIMEVLHPIDEERQFDFTSDHQSQTVEDEFSASGPAETADASSVTEASGELATALAAGAIMVAERPVEEPQVDISSVPFLEAPETSPGASVPENREPTTSPVLKSQPGAPVYAESDTPGYGNQIPTPAEPALGPPVCPGNGYMFQMVSAEPKDYKRLRRVSRCRRSPTLQQIREAWQQHVEVVASRGQNRIPEPQPERPQLTDVNEIIRELLSGLEPALPPKAMREPQDEAFVNQMPHQNLQHVEVVASRGQNQIPEPQPEQQQQNEPERPQQRDLVVNRRVRGVLRGLQSARPLRRMREQQDEAFVNQMPHQNLQHVEVVASRGQNQIPEPQPEQQQQNEPERPQQRDLVVNGRVRGVLRGLQSARPLRRMRELQDEAFVNQMPHQNLQHVEVVASRGQNQIPEPQPEQQQQNEPERPQQRDLVINGRVRGVLRGLQSARPLRRMREQQDEAFVNQMPHQNLQHVEVVASRGQNQIPEPQPEQQQQNEPERPQQRDLVINGRVRGVLRGLQSARPLRRMREQEEIVNLQNPPLRQPRPGPPPTYIRRTVVGSIGDFARH, from the exons ATGTCGACCATTGATTTCAACCATCTTTCCAACCTGATTCCTGCCTCTCTGTCACCTGAGAGCGCAGAAGAGCTCGCCACGGCCCTCTCCACCGGCCGCTGGTGGGCTATCATGGAGGTGTTACACCCCATCGATGAGGAGCGTCAGTTTGACTTCACTTCAGATCACCAGAGTCAAACTGTGGAG GACGAGTTTTCTGCGTCTGGTCCAGCAGAGACAGCAGATGCGTCCTCCGTCACTGAGGCCTCAGGTGAGCTCGCCACTGCCCTCGCTGCAGGGGCCATCATGGTGGCTGAGCGCCCTGTTGAGGAGCCTCAGGTTGACATCTCCTCAGTGCCGTTTTTGGAGGCACCAGAAACATCACCAGGAGCTTCTGTGCCTGAGAACAGGGAACCCACCACATCCCCAGTCCTCAAGAGCCAGCCTGGAGCTCCTGTGTATGCCGAGTCTGACACCCCGGGCTACGGAAATCAAATCCCCACGCCTGCTGAGCCAGCTTTGGGCCCACCTGTGTGTCCT GGCAACGGATACATGTTTCAGATGGTTTCAGCAGAGCCTAAAGATTATAAAAGACTTCGAAGAGTTTCGAGGTGTCGCCGGTCTCCGACTCTGCAGCAGATAAGAGAGGCATGG CAGCAGCATGTGGAGGTTGTGGCCAGTAGGGGACAAAATCGAATCCCTGAACCACAACCTGAAAGACCTCAGCTGACAGATGTGAACGAAATAATCCGTGAGCTTCTGTCTGGTCTTGAGCCTGCTCTTCCTCCCAAAGCAATGAGAGAACCG CAGGATGAAGCATTTGTCAATCAGATGCCTCATCAGAACCTGCAGCATGTGGAGGTTGTGGCCAGTAGGGGACAAAATCAGATCCCTGAACCACAACCTGAGCAGCAGCAACAGAATGAACCTGAGAGACCCCAGCAGAGAGACTTAGTAGTGAACCGAAGAGTCCGTGGGGTTCTGCGTGGTCTTCAGTCTGCTCGTCCTCTCAGAAGAATGAGAGAACAG CAGGATGAAGCATTTGTGAATCAGATGCCTCATCAGAACCTGCAGCATGTGGAGGTTGTGGCCAGTAGGGGACAAAATCAGATCCCTGAACCACAACCTGAGCAGCAGCAACAGAATGAACCTGAGAGACCTCAGCAGAGAGACTTAGTAGTGAATGGAAGAGTCCGTGGGGTTCTGCGTGGTCTTCAGTCTGCTCGTCCTCTCAGAAGAATGAGAGAATTG CAGGATGAAGCATTTGTGAATCAGATGCCTCATCAGAACCTGCAGCATGTGGAGGTTGTGGCCAGTAGGGGACAAAATCAGATCCCTGAACCACAACCTGAGCAGCAGCAACAGAATGAACCTGAGAGACCCCAGCAGAGAGACTTAGTAATCAATGGAAGAGTCCGTGGGGTTCTGCGTGGTCTTCAGTCTGCTCGTCCTCTCAGAAGAATGAGAGAACAG CAGGATGAAGCATTTGTGAATCAGATGCCTCATCAGAACCTGCAGCATGTGGAGGTTGTGGCCAGTAGGGGACAAAATCAGATCCCTGAACCACAACCTGAGCAGCAGCAACAGAATGAACCTGAGAGACCCCAGCAGAGAGACTTAGTAATCAATGGAAGAGTCCGTGGGGTTCTGCGTGGTCTTCAGTCTGCTCGTCCTCTCAGAAGAATGAGAGAACAG GAGGAAATTGTTAATCTCCAGAATCCTCCTCTCCGGCAACCCCGGCCTGGTCCACCGCCTACCTACATTCGCAGGACGGTGGTGGGCAGCATTGGAGATTTTGCACGCCATTGA
- the LOC560947 gene encoding uncharacterized protein isoform X41, which translates to MSTIDFNHLSNLIPASLSPESAEELATALSTGRWWAIMEVLHPIDEERQFDFTSDHQSQTVEDEFSASGPAETADASSVTEASGELATALAAGAIMVAERPVEEPQVDISSVPFLEAPETSPGASVPENREPTTSPVLKSQPGAPVYAESDTPGYGNQIPTPAEPALGPPVCPGNGYMFQMVSAEPKDYKRLRRVSRCRRSPTLQQIREAWKQQHVEVVASRGQNRIPEPQPERPQLTDVNEIIRELLSGLEPALPPKAMREPDEAFVNQMPHQNLQHVEVVASRGQNQIPEPQPEQQQQNEPERPQQRDLVVNRRVRGVLRGLQSARPLRRMREQDEAFVNQMPHQNLQHVEVVASRGQNQIPEPQPEQQQQNEPERPQQRDLVVNGRVRGVLRGLQSARPLRRMRELQDEAFVNQMPHQNLQHVEVVASRGQNQIPEPQPEQQQQNEPERPQQRDLVINGRVRGVLRGLQSARPLRRMREQDEAFVNQMPHQNLQHVEVVASRGQNQIPEPQPEQQQQNEPERPQQRDLVINGRVRGVLRGLQSARPLRRMREQEEIVNLQNPPLRQPRPGPPPTYIRRTVVGSIGDFARH; encoded by the exons ATGTCGACCATTGATTTCAACCATCTTTCCAACCTGATTCCTGCCTCTCTGTCACCTGAGAGCGCAGAAGAGCTCGCCACGGCCCTCTCCACCGGCCGCTGGTGGGCTATCATGGAGGTGTTACACCCCATCGATGAGGAGCGTCAGTTTGACTTCACTTCAGATCACCAGAGTCAAACTGTGGAG GACGAGTTTTCTGCGTCTGGTCCAGCAGAGACAGCAGATGCGTCCTCCGTCACTGAGGCCTCAGGTGAGCTCGCCACTGCCCTCGCTGCAGGGGCCATCATGGTGGCTGAGCGCCCTGTTGAGGAGCCTCAGGTTGACATCTCCTCAGTGCCGTTTTTGGAGGCACCAGAAACATCACCAGGAGCTTCTGTGCCTGAGAACAGGGAACCCACCACATCCCCAGTCCTCAAGAGCCAGCCTGGAGCTCCTGTGTATGCCGAGTCTGACACCCCGGGCTACGGAAATCAAATCCCCACGCCTGCTGAGCCAGCTTTGGGCCCACCTGTGTGTCCT GGCAACGGATACATGTTTCAGATGGTTTCAGCAGAGCCTAAAGATTATAAAAGACTTCGAAGAGTTTCGAGGTGTCGCCGGTCTCCGACTCTGCAGCAGATAAGAGAGGCATGG AAGCAGCAGCATGTGGAGGTTGTGGCCAGTAGGGGACAAAATCGAATCCCTGAACCACAACCTGAAAGACCTCAGCTGACAGATGTGAACGAAATAATCCGTGAGCTTCTGTCTGGTCTTGAGCCTGCTCTTCCTCCCAAAGCAATGAGAGAACCG GATGAAGCATTTGTCAATCAGATGCCTCATCAGAACCTGCAGCATGTGGAGGTTGTGGCCAGTAGGGGACAAAATCAGATCCCTGAACCACAACCTGAGCAGCAGCAACAGAATGAACCTGAGAGACCCCAGCAGAGAGACTTAGTAGTGAACCGAAGAGTCCGTGGGGTTCTGCGTGGTCTTCAGTCTGCTCGTCCTCTCAGAAGAATGAGAGAACAG GATGAAGCATTTGTGAATCAGATGCCTCATCAGAACCTGCAGCATGTGGAGGTTGTGGCCAGTAGGGGACAAAATCAGATCCCTGAACCACAACCTGAGCAGCAGCAACAGAATGAACCTGAGAGACCTCAGCAGAGAGACTTAGTAGTGAATGGAAGAGTCCGTGGGGTTCTGCGTGGTCTTCAGTCTGCTCGTCCTCTCAGAAGAATGAGAGAATTG CAGGATGAAGCATTTGTGAATCAGATGCCTCATCAGAACCTGCAGCATGTGGAGGTTGTGGCCAGTAGGGGACAAAATCAGATCCCTGAACCACAACCTGAGCAGCAGCAACAGAATGAACCTGAGAGACCCCAGCAGAGAGACTTAGTAATCAATGGAAGAGTCCGTGGGGTTCTGCGTGGTCTTCAGTCTGCTCGTCCTCTCAGAAGAATGAGAGAACAG GATGAAGCATTTGTGAATCAGATGCCTCATCAGAACCTGCAGCATGTGGAGGTTGTGGCCAGTAGGGGACAAAATCAGATCCCTGAACCACAACCTGAGCAGCAGCAACAGAATGAACCTGAGAGACCCCAGCAGAGAGACTTAGTAATCAATGGAAGAGTCCGTGGGGTTCTGCGTGGTCTTCAGTCTGCTCGTCCTCTCAGAAGAATGAGAGAACAG GAGGAAATTGTTAATCTCCAGAATCCTCCTCTCCGGCAACCCCGGCCTGGTCCACCGCCTACCTACATTCGCAGGACGGTGGTGGGCAGCATTGGAGATTTTGCACGCCATTGA
- the LOC560947 gene encoding uncharacterized protein isoform X7 gives MSTIDFNHLSNLIPASLSPESAEELATALSTGRWWAIMEVLHPIDEERQFDFTSDHQSQTVEDEFSASGPAETADASSVTEASGELATALAAGAIMVAERPVEEPQVDISSVPFLEAPETSPGASVPENREPTTSPVLKSQPGAPVYAESDTPGYGNQIPTPAEPALGPPVCPGNGYMFQMVSAEPKDYKRLRRVSRCRRSPTLQQIREAWKQQHVEVVASRGQNRIPEPQPERPQLTDVNEIIRELLSGLEPALPPKAMREPQDEAFVNQMPHQNLQHVEVVASRGQNQIPEPQPEQQQQNEPERPQQRDLVVNRRVRGVLRGLQSARPLRRMREQDEAFVNQMPHQNLQHVEVVASRGQNQIPEPQPEQQQQNEPERPQQRDLVVNGRVRGVLRGLQSARPLRRMRELQDEAFVNQMPHQNLQHVEVVASRGQNQIPEPQPEQQQQNEPERPQQRDLVINGRVRGVLRGLQSARPLRRMREQQDEAFVNQMPHQNLQHVEVVASRGQNQIPEPQPEQQQQNEPERPQQRDLVINGRVRGVLRGLQSARPLRRMREQQEEIVNLQNPPLRQPRPGPPPTYIRRTVVGSIGDFARH, from the exons ATGTCGACCATTGATTTCAACCATCTTTCCAACCTGATTCCTGCCTCTCTGTCACCTGAGAGCGCAGAAGAGCTCGCCACGGCCCTCTCCACCGGCCGCTGGTGGGCTATCATGGAGGTGTTACACCCCATCGATGAGGAGCGTCAGTTTGACTTCACTTCAGATCACCAGAGTCAAACTGTGGAG GACGAGTTTTCTGCGTCTGGTCCAGCAGAGACAGCAGATGCGTCCTCCGTCACTGAGGCCTCAGGTGAGCTCGCCACTGCCCTCGCTGCAGGGGCCATCATGGTGGCTGAGCGCCCTGTTGAGGAGCCTCAGGTTGACATCTCCTCAGTGCCGTTTTTGGAGGCACCAGAAACATCACCAGGAGCTTCTGTGCCTGAGAACAGGGAACCCACCACATCCCCAGTCCTCAAGAGCCAGCCTGGAGCTCCTGTGTATGCCGAGTCTGACACCCCGGGCTACGGAAATCAAATCCCCACGCCTGCTGAGCCAGCTTTGGGCCCACCTGTGTGTCCT GGCAACGGATACATGTTTCAGATGGTTTCAGCAGAGCCTAAAGATTATAAAAGACTTCGAAGAGTTTCGAGGTGTCGCCGGTCTCCGACTCTGCAGCAGATAAGAGAGGCATGG AAGCAGCAGCATGTGGAGGTTGTGGCCAGTAGGGGACAAAATCGAATCCCTGAACCACAACCTGAAAGACCTCAGCTGACAGATGTGAACGAAATAATCCGTGAGCTTCTGTCTGGTCTTGAGCCTGCTCTTCCTCCCAAAGCAATGAGAGAACCG CAGGATGAAGCATTTGTCAATCAGATGCCTCATCAGAACCTGCAGCATGTGGAGGTTGTGGCCAGTAGGGGACAAAATCAGATCCCTGAACCACAACCTGAGCAGCAGCAACAGAATGAACCTGAGAGACCCCAGCAGAGAGACTTAGTAGTGAACCGAAGAGTCCGTGGGGTTCTGCGTGGTCTTCAGTCTGCTCGTCCTCTCAGAAGAATGAGAGAACAG GATGAAGCATTTGTGAATCAGATGCCTCATCAGAACCTGCAGCATGTGGAGGTTGTGGCCAGTAGGGGACAAAATCAGATCCCTGAACCACAACCTGAGCAGCAGCAACAGAATGAACCTGAGAGACCTCAGCAGAGAGACTTAGTAGTGAATGGAAGAGTCCGTGGGGTTCTGCGTGGTCTTCAGTCTGCTCGTCCTCTCAGAAGAATGAGAGAATTG CAGGATGAAGCATTTGTGAATCAGATGCCTCATCAGAACCTGCAGCATGTGGAGGTTGTGGCCAGTAGGGGACAAAATCAGATCCCTGAACCACAACCTGAGCAGCAGCAACAGAATGAACCTGAGAGACCCCAGCAGAGAGACTTAGTAATCAATGGAAGAGTCCGTGGGGTTCTGCGTGGTCTTCAGTCTGCTCGTCCTCTCAGAAGAATGAGAGAACAG CAGGATGAAGCATTTGTGAATCAGATGCCTCATCAGAACCTGCAGCATGTGGAGGTTGTGGCCAGTAGGGGACAAAATCAGATCCCTGAACCACAACCTGAGCAGCAGCAACAGAATGAACCTGAGAGACCCCAGCAGAGAGACTTAGTAATCAATGGAAGAGTCCGTGGGGTTCTGCGTGGTCTTCAGTCTGCTCGTCCTCTCAGAAGAATGAGAGAACAG CAGGAGGAAATTGTTAATCTCCAGAATCCTCCTCTCCGGCAACCCCGGCCTGGTCCACCGCCTACCTACATTCGCAGGACGGTGGTGGGCAGCATTGGAGATTTTGCACGCCATTGA
- the LOC560947 gene encoding uncharacterized protein isoform X11, protein MSTIDFNHLSNLIPASLSPESAEELATALSTGRWWAIMEVLHPIDEERQFDFTSDHQSQTVEDEFSASGPAETADASSVTEASGELATALAAGAIMVAERPVEEPQVDISSVPFLEAPETSPGASVPENREPTTSPVLKSQPGAPVYAESDTPGYGNQIPTPAEPALGPPVCPGNGYMFQMVSAEPKDYKRLRRVSRCRRSPTLQQIREAWQQHVEVVASRGQNRIPEPQPERPQLTDVNEIIRELLSGLEPALPPKAMREPQDEAFVNQMPHQNLQHVEVVASRGQNQIPEPQPEQQQQNEPERPQQRDLVVNRRVRGVLRGLQSARPLRRMREQQDEAFVNQMPHQNLQHVEVVASRGQNQIPEPQPEQQQQNEPERPQQRDLVVNGRVRGVLRGLQSARPLRRMRELQDEAFVNQMPHQNLQHVEVVASRGQNQIPEPQPEQQQQNEPERPQQRDLVINGRVRGVLRGLQSARPLRRMREQDEAFVNQMPHQNLQHVEVVASRGQNQIPEPQPEQQQQNEPERPQQRDLVINGRVRGVLRGLQSARPLRRMREQQEEIVNLQNPPLRQPRPGPPPTYIRRTVVGSIGDFARH, encoded by the exons ATGTCGACCATTGATTTCAACCATCTTTCCAACCTGATTCCTGCCTCTCTGTCACCTGAGAGCGCAGAAGAGCTCGCCACGGCCCTCTCCACCGGCCGCTGGTGGGCTATCATGGAGGTGTTACACCCCATCGATGAGGAGCGTCAGTTTGACTTCACTTCAGATCACCAGAGTCAAACTGTGGAG GACGAGTTTTCTGCGTCTGGTCCAGCAGAGACAGCAGATGCGTCCTCCGTCACTGAGGCCTCAGGTGAGCTCGCCACTGCCCTCGCTGCAGGGGCCATCATGGTGGCTGAGCGCCCTGTTGAGGAGCCTCAGGTTGACATCTCCTCAGTGCCGTTTTTGGAGGCACCAGAAACATCACCAGGAGCTTCTGTGCCTGAGAACAGGGAACCCACCACATCCCCAGTCCTCAAGAGCCAGCCTGGAGCTCCTGTGTATGCCGAGTCTGACACCCCGGGCTACGGAAATCAAATCCCCACGCCTGCTGAGCCAGCTTTGGGCCCACCTGTGTGTCCT GGCAACGGATACATGTTTCAGATGGTTTCAGCAGAGCCTAAAGATTATAAAAGACTTCGAAGAGTTTCGAGGTGTCGCCGGTCTCCGACTCTGCAGCAGATAAGAGAGGCATGG CAGCAGCATGTGGAGGTTGTGGCCAGTAGGGGACAAAATCGAATCCCTGAACCACAACCTGAAAGACCTCAGCTGACAGATGTGAACGAAATAATCCGTGAGCTTCTGTCTGGTCTTGAGCCTGCTCTTCCTCCCAAAGCAATGAGAGAACCG CAGGATGAAGCATTTGTCAATCAGATGCCTCATCAGAACCTGCAGCATGTGGAGGTTGTGGCCAGTAGGGGACAAAATCAGATCCCTGAACCACAACCTGAGCAGCAGCAACAGAATGAACCTGAGAGACCCCAGCAGAGAGACTTAGTAGTGAACCGAAGAGTCCGTGGGGTTCTGCGTGGTCTTCAGTCTGCTCGTCCTCTCAGAAGAATGAGAGAACAG CAGGATGAAGCATTTGTGAATCAGATGCCTCATCAGAACCTGCAGCATGTGGAGGTTGTGGCCAGTAGGGGACAAAATCAGATCCCTGAACCACAACCTGAGCAGCAGCAACAGAATGAACCTGAGAGACCTCAGCAGAGAGACTTAGTAGTGAATGGAAGAGTCCGTGGGGTTCTGCGTGGTCTTCAGTCTGCTCGTCCTCTCAGAAGAATGAGAGAATTG CAGGATGAAGCATTTGTGAATCAGATGCCTCATCAGAACCTGCAGCATGTGGAGGTTGTGGCCAGTAGGGGACAAAATCAGATCCCTGAACCACAACCTGAGCAGCAGCAACAGAATGAACCTGAGAGACCCCAGCAGAGAGACTTAGTAATCAATGGAAGAGTCCGTGGGGTTCTGCGTGGTCTTCAGTCTGCTCGTCCTCTCAGAAGAATGAGAGAACAG GATGAAGCATTTGTGAATCAGATGCCTCATCAGAACCTGCAGCATGTGGAGGTTGTGGCCAGTAGGGGACAAAATCAGATCCCTGAACCACAACCTGAGCAGCAGCAACAGAATGAACCTGAGAGACCCCAGCAGAGAGACTTAGTAATCAATGGAAGAGTCCGTGGGGTTCTGCGTGGTCTTCAGTCTGCTCGTCCTCTCAGAAGAATGAGAGAACAG CAGGAGGAAATTGTTAATCTCCAGAATCCTCCTCTCCGGCAACCCCGGCCTGGTCCACCGCCTACCTACATTCGCAGGACGGTGGTGGGCAGCATTGGAGATTTTGCACGCCATTGA
- the LOC560947 gene encoding uncharacterized protein isoform X21, with protein MSTIDFNHLSNLIPASLSPESAEELATALSTGRWWAIMEVLHPIDEERQFDFTSDHQSQTVEDEFSASGPAETADASSVTEASGELATALAAGAIMVAERPVEEPQVDISSVPFLEAPETSPGASVPENREPTTSPVLKSQPGAPVYAESDTPGYGNQIPTPAEPALGPPVCPGNGYMFQMVSAEPKDYKRLRRVSRCRRSPTLQQIREAWKQQHVEVVASRGQNRIPEPQPERPQLTDVNEIIRELLSGLEPALPPKAMREPQDEAFVNQMPHQNLQHVEVVASRGQNQIPEPQPEQQQQNEPERPQQRDLVVNRRVRGVLRGLQSARPLRRMREQDEAFVNQMPHQNLQHVEVVASRGQNQIPEPQPEQQQQNEPERPQQRDLVVNGRVRGVLRGLQSARPLRRMRELQDEAFVNQMPHQNLQHVEVVASRGQNQIPEPQPEQQQQNEPERPQQRDLVINGRVRGVLRGLQSARPLRRMREQQDEAFVNQMPHQNLQHVEVVASRGQNQIPEPQPEQQQQNEPERPQQRDLVINGRVRGVLRGLQSARPLRRMREQEEIVNLQNPPLRQPRPGPPPTYIRRTVVGSIGDFARH; from the exons ATGTCGACCATTGATTTCAACCATCTTTCCAACCTGATTCCTGCCTCTCTGTCACCTGAGAGCGCAGAAGAGCTCGCCACGGCCCTCTCCACCGGCCGCTGGTGGGCTATCATGGAGGTGTTACACCCCATCGATGAGGAGCGTCAGTTTGACTTCACTTCAGATCACCAGAGTCAAACTGTGGAG GACGAGTTTTCTGCGTCTGGTCCAGCAGAGACAGCAGATGCGTCCTCCGTCACTGAGGCCTCAGGTGAGCTCGCCACTGCCCTCGCTGCAGGGGCCATCATGGTGGCTGAGCGCCCTGTTGAGGAGCCTCAGGTTGACATCTCCTCAGTGCCGTTTTTGGAGGCACCAGAAACATCACCAGGAGCTTCTGTGCCTGAGAACAGGGAACCCACCACATCCCCAGTCCTCAAGAGCCAGCCTGGAGCTCCTGTGTATGCCGAGTCTGACACCCCGGGCTACGGAAATCAAATCCCCACGCCTGCTGAGCCAGCTTTGGGCCCACCTGTGTGTCCT GGCAACGGATACATGTTTCAGATGGTTTCAGCAGAGCCTAAAGATTATAAAAGACTTCGAAGAGTTTCGAGGTGTCGCCGGTCTCCGACTCTGCAGCAGATAAGAGAGGCATGG AAGCAGCAGCATGTGGAGGTTGTGGCCAGTAGGGGACAAAATCGAATCCCTGAACCACAACCTGAAAGACCTCAGCTGACAGATGTGAACGAAATAATCCGTGAGCTTCTGTCTGGTCTTGAGCCTGCTCTTCCTCCCAAAGCAATGAGAGAACCG CAGGATGAAGCATTTGTCAATCAGATGCCTCATCAGAACCTGCAGCATGTGGAGGTTGTGGCCAGTAGGGGACAAAATCAGATCCCTGAACCACAACCTGAGCAGCAGCAACAGAATGAACCTGAGAGACCCCAGCAGAGAGACTTAGTAGTGAACCGAAGAGTCCGTGGGGTTCTGCGTGGTCTTCAGTCTGCTCGTCCTCTCAGAAGAATGAGAGAACAG GATGAAGCATTTGTGAATCAGATGCCTCATCAGAACCTGCAGCATGTGGAGGTTGTGGCCAGTAGGGGACAAAATCAGATCCCTGAACCACAACCTGAGCAGCAGCAACAGAATGAACCTGAGAGACCTCAGCAGAGAGACTTAGTAGTGAATGGAAGAGTCCGTGGGGTTCTGCGTGGTCTTCAGTCTGCTCGTCCTCTCAGAAGAATGAGAGAATTG CAGGATGAAGCATTTGTGAATCAGATGCCTCATCAGAACCTGCAGCATGTGGAGGTTGTGGCCAGTAGGGGACAAAATCAGATCCCTGAACCACAACCTGAGCAGCAGCAACAGAATGAACCTGAGAGACCCCAGCAGAGAGACTTAGTAATCAATGGAAGAGTCCGTGGGGTTCTGCGTGGTCTTCAGTCTGCTCGTCCTCTCAGAAGAATGAGAGAACAG CAGGATGAAGCATTTGTGAATCAGATGCCTCATCAGAACCTGCAGCATGTGGAGGTTGTGGCCAGTAGGGGACAAAATCAGATCCCTGAACCACAACCTGAGCAGCAGCAACAGAATGAACCTGAGAGACCCCAGCAGAGAGACTTAGTAATCAATGGAAGAGTCCGTGGGGTTCTGCGTGGTCTTCAGTCTGCTCGTCCTCTCAGAAGAATGAGAGAACAG GAGGAAATTGTTAATCTCCAGAATCCTCCTCTCCGGCAACCCCGGCCTGGTCCACCGCCTACCTACATTCGCAGGACGGTGGTGGGCAGCATTGGAGATTTTGCACGCCATTGA
- the LOC560947 gene encoding uncharacterized protein isoform X4: MSTIDFNHLSNLIPASLSPESAEELATALSTGRWWAIMEVLHPIDEERQFDFTSDHQSQTVEDEFSASGPAETADASSVTEASGELATALAAGAIMVAERPVEEPQVDISSVPFLEAPETSPGASVPENREPTTSPVLKSQPGAPVYAESDTPGYGNQIPTPAEPALGPPVCPGNGYMFQMVSAEPKDYKRLRRVSRCRRSPTLQQIREAWQQHVEVVASRGQNRIPEPQPERPQLTDVNEIIRELLSGLEPALPPKAMREPQDEAFVNQMPHQNLQHVEVVASRGQNQIPEPQPEQQQQNEPERPQQRDLVVNRRVRGVLRGLQSARPLRRMREQQDEAFVNQMPHQNLQHVEVVASRGQNQIPEPQPEQQQQNEPERPQQRDLVVNGRVRGVLRGLQSARPLRRMRELQDEAFVNQMPHQNLQHVEVVASRGQNQIPEPQPEQQQQNEPERPQQRDLVINGRVRGVLRGLQSARPLRRMREQQDEAFVNQMPHQNLQHVEVVASRGQNQIPEPQPEQQQQNEPERPQQRDLVINGRVRGVLRGLQSARPLRRMREQQEEIVNLQNPPLRQPRPGPPPTYIRRTVVGSIGDFARH, from the exons ATGTCGACCATTGATTTCAACCATCTTTCCAACCTGATTCCTGCCTCTCTGTCACCTGAGAGCGCAGAAGAGCTCGCCACGGCCCTCTCCACCGGCCGCTGGTGGGCTATCATGGAGGTGTTACACCCCATCGATGAGGAGCGTCAGTTTGACTTCACTTCAGATCACCAGAGTCAAACTGTGGAG GACGAGTTTTCTGCGTCTGGTCCAGCAGAGACAGCAGATGCGTCCTCCGTCACTGAGGCCTCAGGTGAGCTCGCCACTGCCCTCGCTGCAGGGGCCATCATGGTGGCTGAGCGCCCTGTTGAGGAGCCTCAGGTTGACATCTCCTCAGTGCCGTTTTTGGAGGCACCAGAAACATCACCAGGAGCTTCTGTGCCTGAGAACAGGGAACCCACCACATCCCCAGTCCTCAAGAGCCAGCCTGGAGCTCCTGTGTATGCCGAGTCTGACACCCCGGGCTACGGAAATCAAATCCCCACGCCTGCTGAGCCAGCTTTGGGCCCACCTGTGTGTCCT GGCAACGGATACATGTTTCAGATGGTTTCAGCAGAGCCTAAAGATTATAAAAGACTTCGAAGAGTTTCGAGGTGTCGCCGGTCTCCGACTCTGCAGCAGATAAGAGAGGCATGG CAGCAGCATGTGGAGGTTGTGGCCAGTAGGGGACAAAATCGAATCCCTGAACCACAACCTGAAAGACCTCAGCTGACAGATGTGAACGAAATAATCCGTGAGCTTCTGTCTGGTCTTGAGCCTGCTCTTCCTCCCAAAGCAATGAGAGAACCG CAGGATGAAGCATTTGTCAATCAGATGCCTCATCAGAACCTGCAGCATGTGGAGGTTGTGGCCAGTAGGGGACAAAATCAGATCCCTGAACCACAACCTGAGCAGCAGCAACAGAATGAACCTGAGAGACCCCAGCAGAGAGACTTAGTAGTGAACCGAAGAGTCCGTGGGGTTCTGCGTGGTCTTCAGTCTGCTCGTCCTCTCAGAAGAATGAGAGAACAG CAGGATGAAGCATTTGTGAATCAGATGCCTCATCAGAACCTGCAGCATGTGGAGGTTGTGGCCAGTAGGGGACAAAATCAGATCCCTGAACCACAACCTGAGCAGCAGCAACAGAATGAACCTGAGAGACCTCAGCAGAGAGACTTAGTAGTGAATGGAAGAGTCCGTGGGGTTCTGCGTGGTCTTCAGTCTGCTCGTCCTCTCAGAAGAATGAGAGAATTG CAGGATGAAGCATTTGTGAATCAGATGCCTCATCAGAACCTGCAGCATGTGGAGGTTGTGGCCAGTAGGGGACAAAATCAGATCCCTGAACCACAACCTGAGCAGCAGCAACAGAATGAACCTGAGAGACCCCAGCAGAGAGACTTAGTAATCAATGGAAGAGTCCGTGGGGTTCTGCGTGGTCTTCAGTCTGCTCGTCCTCTCAGAAGAATGAGAGAACAG CAGGATGAAGCATTTGTGAATCAGATGCCTCATCAGAACCTGCAGCATGTGGAGGTTGTGGCCAGTAGGGGACAAAATCAGATCCCTGAACCACAACCTGAGCAGCAGCAACAGAATGAACCTGAGAGACCCCAGCAGAGAGACTTAGTAATCAATGGAAGAGTCCGTGGGGTTCTGCGTGGTCTTCAGTCTGCTCGTCCTCTCAGAAGAATGAGAGAACAG CAGGAGGAAATTGTTAATCTCCAGAATCCTCCTCTCCGGCAACCCCGGCCTGGTCCACCGCCTACCTACATTCGCAGGACGGTGGTGGGCAGCATTGGAGATTTTGCACGCCATTGA